The Bemisia tabaci chromosome 5, PGI_BMITA_v3 genome includes a window with the following:
- the LOC109040714 gene encoding uncharacterized protein gives MPSWTRTLCLTVSLLCCILQLAELKAQHRRYKLRRILPPVAGHVPVYIQHGSSPPDLKAIYRMASSLRHKSEKSASIDRFYKAADGPSKTKIKAHHPHSWSPYRAARPKIVRTYKMTPKPKLHHSKS, from the exons ATGCCCTCGTGGACGCGAACGCTCTGCCTCACCGTCAGCCTCCTCTGCTGCATCCTTCAGCTCGCCG AGCTGAAAGCGCAGCACCGGCGCTACAAGCTGCGGCGCATTCTGCCTCCGGTTGCGGGCCACGTTCCGGTCTACATCCAGCACGGCAGCAGTCCGCCGGACCTCAAGGCAATTTACCGGATGGCCTCCTCGCTCCGGCACAAGAGCGAAAAGAGCGCCTCCATCGATCGGTTCTACAAAGCGGCCGACGGCCCCTCGAAAACCAAGATCAAGGCCCACCATCCGCACTCCTGGAGCCCCTACAGAGCTGCCCGCCCCAAGATCGTCCGCACCTACAAGATGACCCCCAAGCCCAAACTCCACCACTCCAAATCATGA